GTATTTGATGGATAGTTCTTTGTGTTCCCGGCTTACAAAAGTTACAGCCGCCCGCAGGTAGATCACCGCTTCCAGCAGGCCCGTATATAACCAGGCCATTTCGCCATGAAAATGTTTTTGTACAAACTGCACCATGGCTTTGTAAAACTGTTTTACATATTTATTGTCTTTACGGGTGCTTTCACCCTTGAAATGTATTATGGTGCAATCTGGAAAATAGTAGTTGTAACTGCCCGCCTGTTGCAGGCGGTAACTAAGATCAATATCCTCGCCATACATAAAGAATTGCTCATCGAAACCTCCCGTTTATCGAGCAGGGATTTTCTCACCATCATATAAGCGCCGGATAAAATATCTACCTTATTCACCTCCTGGTTGCTCAAATGCCCCATGTAGTAGCGCGCAAATAGTTTGGAAGAAGGGAACCAGCGGGTTAATCCACTCATTTTACAAAACGATACCCACATAGAAGGAAAACCGCGCTTCGATTCTTTCAGGTATTGTCCGGTACCATCGATCATTTGCACACCCAGCGCCCCTGCATCGGGTGTGGTTTCCATAAACGCCAAACAACTCGTAAAAGCATCTTCCGGTAAAATGGTATCGGGATTCAGAAACAGGATGTATTTTCCCCGGGCTTTCTGCAGCGCCTGGTTATTGGCTTTTGAAAACCCCTGGTTAACCGGATTCTTTATAAACTGTACAAAAGGAAACAGGAGTTGCAGGTACTCGATGCTGCCATCCTTTGAATTATTGTCTACCACCCAAACTTCCACGTTATTTGCTCCCGTAGCCACACTCATTTGCCCAATAGCTTTCCTTACCGAGCATAAACACTGCTCCAGGAAGTATTTCACGTTGTAATTAACAATGATGACCGACAACAGCATAGATTACGCAAGATACAAGGTTAAGACACAAGCAACAAGACGCAAGGCACAAGCCCTTAAATCTGAGCTATCTGAGATTTTTCGGGCACGCTAAAATCAACCCTTGTGCCTTGAATCCTGAGCCTTGTGCCTTAGCTATCTTATCTTTGCGCCATGTTAAAAGAAACTTTAATAAATGCCACCGAAGCAGGCGCCAAAGTAATGCAGCATTACTTCAACTCAAAAAGTCTGCTCATCAGCAATAAGGAAGGAATTAACAACCTGGTGACCGAAGCCGACCACGCTTCTGAAAAAGCCATCATTGATACCATTAAAGAACAGTTTCCCGACCATTTCATCTTAAGTGAAGAAGCCGGCGAAATTAAAATGGACAATGAATACAAATGGATCATCGACCCTATTGATGGTACTGTAAACTATGCCCATGGTATTCCCATTTGCTGCGTTTCCATTGGCCTGGAACACAACGGTATCATGATTATGGGCGCGGTGCTGAACCCATTCATTAAAGAATATTATTTCGCCGAAAAAGGAAAAGGAGCAACCCTCAATGGAGAACCTATTCACGTGAGCATGGAAAGCGATGTAATGAAATCATGCCTGGTAACCGGCTTCCCTTATACTTATATCAACAATCCCAACGGTCCGCTCGAAGCATTTTCGCGCTTTATCAGGGCCGGGGTGCCTGTTCGCCGTTTAGGTTCTGCCGCTATGGACCTTTGCTGGGTTGCTGCCGGCCGTTTTGACGGGTTCTACGAGCATAAATTACAGGCCTGGGACAGCGCCGCCGGATTTTTGATCGTGGAAGAAGCTGGTGGTAAAGTAACTGATTTTGAAGGCAAACCGTATTCACCGTATCAGCCCCATATTGCCGCTACCAACGGTAAAATACACGACGATTTGTTAAAATGGGTGAACGACAAAGCCTAAAAAGCGCGCCTCCGGCGTGCTGCCGAATAATTCGATAACTTTATTGTCCTTTTTCAACTCCGCCTTTGCTTAGCGAAGGCGGAGCATTGCTATTTATTTTAAAAGAACATTATATCAGCACCATGAGCGAAAGCAGAACAGAAATAAGTTCCCTGGGTGAATTTGGCTTAATAGAACATCTTACCAGAAATATAGAACTGCAAAACGCCTCCTCCATTGTGGGTGTGGGGGACGATGCGGCTGTTATTGACCATTTTGGCAAACAAACCGTAGTTACTACCGATCTGCTGGTGGAGGGTATTCATTTCGATCTTATGTACACCCCCCTGAAGCACCTGGGGTATAAAAGCGTGGTGGTGAACCTGAGCGACATCTACGCCATGAATGCGACCCCTACGCAAATAACGGTGAGCATTGCCTTCAGCAACCGCTTTAGTGTGGAAGCACTCAGTGAGTTCTATGAAGGTATTTACGCAGCCTGCGAAAAATATGGGGTCGACCTGGTAGGCGGCGATACCAGTTCCTCTCAAAAAGGTTTTGTGATCTCGGTTACCGCCATTGGCGAGGTAGCACCGGGGAAATATGTAAGAAGAGATACCGCCAAAAAAGGCGACCTCATCTGCTGCAGTGGCGACCTGGGCGCCGCCTACGTTGGACTGTTGTTCCTGGAACGCGAAAAACAGATCTACCTCGAGAGCCCACAGGTACAGCCCGATCTGGAAGGCGAAAGCTATGTAATTGGCCGCCTGTTAAAACCCGAGGCCCGCAAAGACATTGTGGAATTTCTTGAAGTTCATAATATTATGCCTACATCCATGATGGACATTAGCGATGGGTTAAGCTCTGAAATACTGCACATTTGCGAACAAAGCCAGCTGGGATGCGTATTGTATGAGGAAAAACTGCCCATTGCCGAGGAAATGCGGAAGGCAGCCTTTAAATTTGAAATAGACCCAACCGCCTGTGCGTTGAGTGGAGGTGAAGATTATGAATTACTGTTCACGATGTCACAATCTGATTACGAAAAGATCGTTTTAAATGAACAGATTAGCGTCATTGGTTACATGACCGATGCAGCAGAAGGAATGAAAATCAATACCAGGGGCGGACAGGTTCATCCCATTACAGCGCAGGGATGGAACGCCTTTAAAAAATAAACCAGTGATAGCATGATGCGGAAGTTAGCCTACGTTTGTCTTGTCGTATGTATTTCAGGTCTTTGGGGCTGCTCTGCATCACGCCAAACATTTGATCCCCAGCATAAGTATTCCAAAAAGCAATTACAAAAGGACTATACTGTTTTTCGTAATGTGCTGGAAGAATCGCATCCCAGCCTGTATTGGTTTACCCCCAAAGACAGCATGGATTACTTTTTCAATGATGGGTACAGGCACATCAGCGATTCCATGACCGAATTGCAGTTCCGCAATATTCTTTCCTATGTGGTAAGCAAGATCCATTGCGGGCATACAGCGGTTAAATATTCCAAACAATACGGTAAGTACCTCGATACAGCTAAATTAAAGATGTTTCCCCTGAGCTTTAAGGTGTGGAGCGACTCCATGGTCATTACTGCCAATATCAACCGAAAGGATTCCATTTTGAAATACGGCACCATAGTTACAGCTATCGATGGATACAGCACCCGGCAGCTCACCGATTCATTCATGAACTATGTTTCCGGCGATGGCAACAGCATAAGCGGTAAATACCAAAGCCTCAGTAACAGTGGAGCCTTTGGCAGCCTGTACCGGAATGTAATAGGCATGAAAGACCAGGTGGCCATAACATATATTGACAGCACCGGTACCCAACAAACTGTAAGTGTACCGGTGTTTGACCCCTCAGTAAAAGATACAACCGAAAAAGCACCCGGAAGTAATAAACCTGGCGCTAAACAGCCTAAGGAGCCCAAAGAAAACCACCATCTCCAGTTCGCTTCCCGGTATGTTCAAATAGATACTACGTTGTCCTCGGCTTACATGACGCTGCACACATTTGCAAGAGGGAATAAATTACGGTCTTTTTACCGGCAGGTTTTCCGGGAGCTGGACCGTCGCAATATTCAACACCTGGTGGTGGACGTGCGCACCAATGGCGGGGGCGATGCCGGCCTTTCTACCCTCTTAACCCGTTACCTGGCCGATAAGAAGTTCAAACTCGCTGATTCATTATACGCCGTTCGCCGCAGCAGCAAATACGGCAAATACATTTCCTGGCAGCCGTTTTACTGGTCGCTGTCGCAGTTTGTAACTCATAAAGAAAAAGACGGCAACTATCACTTTGGTTATTTTGAACGCCATTACTTTCATCCCAGGAAAAAACATCACTACAATGGGGATATTTACCTGGTAACAGGCGGCAATTCTTTTTCGGCCACAACCTTGTTTGTAAAAGTGCTGCAGGGCCAGCCGAATGTAAAAATAATTGGGGAGGAAACGGGTGGCGGCGCCTATGGCAATACAGCCTGGATGATCCCCGATGTTACACTGCCTAACACCAAAGTGCGTTTCAGGCTGCCTAAATTCAGACTGGTGATGGATGAAAAACTGGTAAAAGATGCCCGGGGAATTATGCCCGATATCCAGGTATCACCAACACGGGAAACCATTCGCCAGGGTATCGATCCCAAAGCGGCCGTTATCCGCGGAATGATCCTGCACAAAATTGGCGTGGCTCAACAGTAAACCCGTTGCAGTTCCAACGCATCATCAAACACTACAAAATCGGCGCGATAACCGGGTTCCATTTTACCCAGCATACTACCAGCCATTAATTGGGCTGGATAAGCGGATGCCATCCGTAAGGATTCTTCCAGCGAAATACCTACATGATTAACTGCATTCTTTACACATTGCAGCATGGTGAGGGCGGAACCGGATAAGGTACCATCAGGCAATGCATACCGGTCACCCCGGAACAGGTGCTGGTATTCACCGTTGGTGGTTTCGGCCACCGCATCGGTGATAAAGAACAGGCGTTGCTGCAATACTTTTTTGGCAATATGTACCGCTGCATAATCCACATGCACGCCATCACAAACAATACTGCTCATGGCTGTAGGATGATTCATAATAGCGCCTACCACGCCAGGCTCCCGGTGTTGCAGGGGCGACATGGCATTAAACATATGCGTGGCGGCCGGTATGCCTTTATTAAACGCATCCAGGGCCTGTTTGTAAGTAGCATTGGAATGCCCTATGGAAAGAATGATATTGTGTTGTTGTAATAGTTTTATAACAGCGTCATCACATTGTTCGGGCGCCAGGGTCATCATTTTAAATACATCCTTACCCTTCTCCAGCAACAGGCTTACTTCCTGGATGGTTGGCTTTTTTACACAGTTTGCCAGGTGGGCGCCTCTTTTTACCGGGTTAATGTAGGGCCCTTCCAAATGCAAACCCAGCAATCCTTTACCACCCTGTTCCCAGTAAGCCCGCACCACTTCAAATCCCTGCAGGAATTTTTCAATGGTATTGGTGGCCATGGTGATCATAAAATGCGCACAGCCGCCCGTTAAACAATATTCATAGGTGGCTTTCAATGATTCCACCGTGAGGTCCTGTGAGAACAGTTTGCCATTTCCGCCGTAGATCTGCATATCGATAAACGCCGGCGCCAGGGTAAACCCTTTCAGGTCTTCTGTTCTGTATTGAGAGGGAATGGCATTCGCGTTAACCACGCCAACAATAACTTCGTTATTCGTTAAAACCGCTTTGTTCTCTTCAATCTTTTCTCCGTTAAATATTTTTCCGTTGGTGTATGCTACAGACATAGGTAAGATTTCGAAACTGATTAAATTAAATATTGGTGGAATGCCCGAATATCAGCATCCCATTCATCCGCCAGCTGGCGGACCGATTGCCGATTCACGCAATTATAAAACGATCGGCGTCTTTCAAAAATGGTAATTTATTCCGTACTTCCTCCAGGGAATCTTTTTGCAGGGTGATGGTGAAAACATCTTCGTCCTGCGCCTTAGTGTACAATGGTGCGCCCATGGCATCAACAATCATTGTGTCTCCACTGTAGTGGTGGCCCATTCCATCGGTTCCTACGCGGTTTACGCCAACTACATAACATTGGTTTTCTATGGCTCTTGCCTGCAACAAAGTTTTCCAGGCATGGTTGCGTTTTTCGGGCCAGTTGGCCACATACACCAGCACATCATATTCGGGCGTTGTATCGGTAATGGATGAACCGACTTCCTCCGGTGGCGGCATAGGCAGATCGCGTGCTTCCATTTCCGAAGCTACCAGGTCGGCCAGGGAGCTGGCTGCAAGTTTTTGCCTGGCCCATACCGGAAAACGCAGATCGTAGCACACCAGCAGGTTCAGCTTCCAGCCCTTTACAGATGCAATTAATCTTTTATTGCCGGGTGTGTAATGCTGGTCTTCATCAGCGTAGGCAAACAGATGCCGTTTATCGTAATAACCGTATTGGCCGTTAGGCAGCATCCATATCAGGCGGTTGTAATAGTTTCCCTCCTCTTCAATTATCAAACTGCCTGTGATAATGATCTTTCTTTCAGCCGACAGGTTCTTCATCCAGCTCACGGTGGCGCCATCCATTTTTTCGGCCAGCTTTTCCACATTCATGCTAAAACCGGTGCTGAACATTTCGGGCAGAATTACCACTTCGGTTCGCTGCTGCAACCCGCGGATCTTTTCTTCAAAATGCTGCAGGTTGGCGGTTTTATCTTCCCACTGCAAATTGCTTTGTATGGTGGTGATGGTTAGTGTTGACATGATTAGAATTAGACCGCAAAGGTAATTGTATTTTTAATGAGTATTTTTAAACTACCATGAACGATAATTCAACCATCATCCGGCTGGCGACAGCAAAAGACGTACCCGACCTGGCCAACCTGATGAATATACTGGGATACCCCACAACGGTGGCAGAAATGCAACAACGGTTTGAATTGTTACAATCTAATCCGGATTACCTTACCTGGGTTGCGGTTTGTAATAACGAGGTTGCCGGAATGATCGGTCTTGTGCGAAATATCTATTTCGAGAAAAACGGCCTGTACATCCGCGTAGGAGCGCTGGTGGTGAACAACGCATTCCGTAAAATGGGTTTGGGCAAGGCATTACTGCAAAAGGCAACAGACTGGGCTATAGAATGTGGTATAACCCAGATCTATTTAACCAGCGGCAACCGCGAAGAAAGGATCGATGCGCATGCTTTTTATAAACACCTGGGGTTTGAACCCCGCTCTACCGGTTTTGTAAAAACACTACAACCCTGATTGTTCCCATACTACATTCTTTTAAATACAATCTCTACAGTTATTTTTGCAATTATGAGAAGCGCTACCGTTCATGAACTGAAACAGGAATTATTGAACATGCCTGCCGCAGAATTAACTGAACTTTGCCTGCGGCTGGCAAAATATAAAAAGGAAAACAAGGAGTTATTAACGTACCTGTTGTTTGAAGCGCACAACGAACAGGGTTTTGTGCAATCTGTTAAAAAAGAAATAGATGAGGAATTTGCACAGATCAATCACAACAATTTGTATTACGTAAAGAAAACGTTGCGAAAGATCTTGCGCATCATCAATAAACACATAAGGTATACCGGTTCCGCCCAGGCAACCGTTGAATTGCTGATCTATTTTCTACACTCAATAAAAGATGCAGGTATTCCCATTCAGAAAAATCCCATCATTGCCAATTTGTACAAAGGCCAGTTGGAGAAGATCAATAAAACTTTACTAAATCTGCACGAAGACTTACAATACGATTATTCCAGGTCAATAGTTGCTTTGGAATTGTAAATGCTTGTTGTAGTTTGTTATATGGAAAACCTTTTCACGCAGCATCTCGTATATATACAGGGCTTTACTAACCATTAACAAAATCTTGATTATTCACATACAACTTATCGCTGCTTTGCGTTATCTTAATAGTAGTCGTAGTTGTATGTTCAAGACATGCCAACAGAGTGGTTCGTAATTTGTATATTAACTTACGTAATGCTAGTACAATGAACATTTCAATACGGCCTGAGCAACCGGCCGACATAGATAACATTTATGAACTCAACACATCAGTGTTTGAGCAGGAGAATGAAGCCAGACTAGTTGATCAAGTGCGCCAGGGATCACATTTCATCCCTGAGTTATCACTGGTGGCTTATTCAGATGACAAATTAATCGGATATATTTTATTTTCCGGGATCACCATCACAAATGGCGACTACCATTATCAAAG
The Niastella koreensis GR20-10 genome window above contains:
- a CDS encoding glycosyltransferase family 2 protein; protein product: MYGEDIDLSYRLQQAGSYNYYFPDCTIIHFKGESTRKDNKYVKQFYKAMVQFVQKHFHGEMAWLYTGLLEAVIYLRAAVTFVSREHKELSIKYQGTPTFYLAGDEKSANEVRSVLSSFPEYSITEDNEKAREWIFCEGSTFLFRQIIEQMKTCPPWLKTFIHANGTYTIVGSHSKDQRGYAIVMG
- a CDS encoding glycosyltransferase family 2 protein, which gives rise to MSVIIVNYNVKYFLEQCLCSVRKAIGQMSVATGANNVEVWVVDNNSKDGSIEYLQLLFPFVQFIKNPVNQGFSKANNQALQKARGKYILFLNPDTILPEDAFTSCLAFMETTPDAGALGVQMIDGTGQYLKESKRGFPSMWVSFCKMSGLTRWFPSSKLFARYYMGHLSNQEVNKVDILSGAYMMVRKSLLDKREVSMSNSLCMARILILVTACNRRAVTTTIFQIAP
- a CDS encoding inositol monophosphatase family protein, producing the protein MLKETLINATEAGAKVMQHYFNSKSLLISNKEGINNLVTEADHASEKAIIDTIKEQFPDHFILSEEAGEIKMDNEYKWIIDPIDGTVNYAHGIPICCVSIGLEHNGIMIMGAVLNPFIKEYYFAEKGKGATLNGEPIHVSMESDVMKSCLVTGFPYTYINNPNGPLEAFSRFIRAGVPVRRLGSAAMDLCWVAAGRFDGFYEHKLQAWDSAAGFLIVEEAGGKVTDFEGKPYSPYQPHIAATNGKIHDDLLKWVNDKA
- the thiL gene encoding thiamine-phosphate kinase, with amino-acid sequence MSESRTEISSLGEFGLIEHLTRNIELQNASSIVGVGDDAAVIDHFGKQTVVTTDLLVEGIHFDLMYTPLKHLGYKSVVVNLSDIYAMNATPTQITVSIAFSNRFSVEALSEFYEGIYAACEKYGVDLVGGDTSSSQKGFVISVTAIGEVAPGKYVRRDTAKKGDLICCSGDLGAAYVGLLFLEREKQIYLESPQVQPDLEGESYVIGRLLKPEARKDIVEFLEVHNIMPTSMMDISDGLSSEILHICEQSQLGCVLYEEKLPIAEEMRKAAFKFEIDPTACALSGGEDYELLFTMSQSDYEKIVLNEQISVIGYMTDAAEGMKINTRGGQVHPITAQGWNAFKK
- a CDS encoding S41 family peptidase, with the translated sequence MMRKLAYVCLVVCISGLWGCSASRQTFDPQHKYSKKQLQKDYTVFRNVLEESHPSLYWFTPKDSMDYFFNDGYRHISDSMTELQFRNILSYVVSKIHCGHTAVKYSKQYGKYLDTAKLKMFPLSFKVWSDSMVITANINRKDSILKYGTIVTAIDGYSTRQLTDSFMNYVSGDGNSISGKYQSLSNSGAFGSLYRNVIGMKDQVAITYIDSTGTQQTVSVPVFDPSVKDTTEKAPGSNKPGAKQPKEPKENHHLQFASRYVQIDTTLSSAYMTLHTFARGNKLRSFYRQVFRELDRRNIQHLVVDVRTNGGGDAGLSTLLTRYLADKKFKLADSLYAVRRSSKYGKYISWQPFYWSLSQFVTHKEKDGNYHFGYFERHYFHPRKKHHYNGDIYLVTGGNSFSATTLFVKVLQGQPNVKIIGEETGGGAYGNTAWMIPDVTLPNTKVRFRLPKFRLVMDEKLVKDARGIMPDIQVSPTRETIRQGIDPKAAVIRGMILHKIGVAQQ
- the nagA gene encoding N-acetylglucosamine-6-phosphate deacetylase, with amino-acid sequence MSVAYTNGKIFNGEKIEENKAVLTNNEVIVGVVNANAIPSQYRTEDLKGFTLAPAFIDMQIYGGNGKLFSQDLTVESLKATYEYCLTGGCAHFMITMATNTIEKFLQGFEVVRAYWEQGGKGLLGLHLEGPYINPVKRGAHLANCVKKPTIQEVSLLLEKGKDVFKMMTLAPEQCDDAVIKLLQQHNIILSIGHSNATYKQALDAFNKGIPAATHMFNAMSPLQHREPGVVGAIMNHPTAMSSIVCDGVHVDYAAVHIAKKVLQQRLFFITDAVAETTNGEYQHLFRGDRYALPDGTLSGSALTMLQCVKNAVNHVGISLEESLRMASAYPAQLMAGSMLGKMEPGYRADFVVFDDALELQRVYC
- a CDS encoding nitrilase family protein, with protein sequence MSTLTITTIQSNLQWEDKTANLQHFEEKIRGLQQRTEVVILPEMFSTGFSMNVEKLAEKMDGATVSWMKNLSAERKIIITGSLIIEEEGNYYNRLIWMLPNGQYGYYDKRHLFAYADEDQHYTPGNKRLIASVKGWKLNLLVCYDLRFPVWARQKLAASSLADLVASEMEARDLPMPPPEEVGSSITDTTPEYDVLVYVANWPEKRNHAWKTLLQARAIENQCYVVGVNRVGTDGMGHHYSGDTMIVDAMGAPLYTKAQDEDVFTITLQKDSLEEVRNKLPFLKDADRFIIA
- a CDS encoding GNAT family N-acetyltransferase; this translates as MNDNSTIIRLATAKDVPDLANLMNILGYPTTVAEMQQRFELLQSNPDYLTWVAVCNNEVAGMIGLVRNIYFEKNGLYIRVGALVVNNAFRKMGLGKALLQKATDWAIECGITQIYLTSGNREERIDAHAFYKHLGFEPRSTGFVKTLQP